The Prunus persica cultivar Lovell chromosome G8, Prunus_persica_NCBIv2, whole genome shotgun sequence genome includes a region encoding these proteins:
- the LOC18767318 gene encoding protein CUP-SHAPED COTYLEDON 3: MGLRDIGATLPPGFRFYPSDEELVCHYLFKKITNEEALKGTLVEIDLHICEPWQLPEVAKLNANEWYFFSFRDRKYATGFRTNRATTSGYWKATGKDRMVMEPGTGEIVGMRKTLVFYRNRAPNGIKTGWIMHEFRLETPHMPPKEDWVLCRVFHKGKGEENTKLSPHDFMLETTSCTIPLSMEKYSSPPTQDQTMPRGYNQMPSFSTPPPRHSHNQSNSLLNLLQFPQEKYSNNSVPELGAKNDDEYGFLWDMSLEETSFENGVAPDMDEMRFEMDHNSMVLL; the protein is encoded by the exons ATGGGGCTTAGAGACATTGGAGCTACACTGCCTCCTGGGTTTCGGTTCTATCCCAGCGACGAGGAGCTGGTCTGCCACTATCTGTTCAAGAAGATCACGAATGAGGAAGCTTTGAAGGGGACTTTGGTTGAAATTGACTTGCATATCTGCGAGCCATGGCAGCTTCCTG AGGTGGCAAAGCTGAATGCCAACGAGTGGTACTTCTTCAGCTTCCGTGACCGCAAGTATGCCACGGGGTTTCGAACCAATCGGGCAACGACATCTGGGTACTGGAAGGCAACAGGGAAAGATCGGATGGTGATGGAGCCAGGAACAGGGGAGATTGTAGGGATGAGAAAGACTTTGGTGTTCTATCGGAACAGAGCTCCTAATGGAATAAAAACTGGTTGGATTATGCATGAGTTTCGGCTGGAGACCCCACACATGCCTCCTAAG GAAGACTGGGTTTTGTGCAGAGTTTTCCACAAAGGCAAGGGAGAAGAGAACACCAAACTCAGCCCCCATGATTTTATGTTGGAGACCACATCCTGCACTATTCCTTTGAGCATGGAAAAATACTCATCTCCTCCAACTCAAGACCAAACCATGCCTCGTGGGTACAACCAGATGCCCTCATTTTCCACACCACCACCCCGCCACAGccacaaccaaagcaactCTTTGCTGAATCTCCTCCAGTTTCCTCAGGAAAAATACAGCAACAACTCCGTTCCCGAATTAGGCGCTAAAAACGACGACGAATATGGGTTTTTATGGGACATGAGCTTGGAAGAAACTAGCTTCGAAAATGGGGTGGCTCCAGATATGGACGAAATGAGATTTGAGATGGATCACAACAGCATGGTTTTGCTCTAA
- the LOC18768085 gene encoding putative lysine-specific demethylase JMJ16 isoform X4 codes for MAFNSVPPGFASRTSFVLKRMEKVEETNGVNVSKQEPIQMDSTSDLTDMDKLKRSLQHRPWILFDQSDYNSEEPESEQFDMDPPAKTCLPKGVTHGCPDCSDCLKVTGRWRPEDARIDVLEEAPVFHPTEEEFKDMLKYIATIRARAEQYGICRIVPPPSWKPPCLINEYPIWKRSTFSTHIQQIDGLRNQSSPSKMVGFYESTKKKRRRILGVGLDSGSTSSPGETGHSYVKGFEPEPGREFTLENFKRYAADFKSQYFRISEVRGRQEKWVPSLENIEAEYKRITENPTEEIEVLCGDNLETKAVGSGFPTVSKDSNPLATSDHPEFLASGWNLNNLPRLPGSLLSFESHDTCHILLPRARVGMCFSSFHWKVEEHHLYSLSYTHLGAPKIWYGVPGKYSVNFEAAMRSSFSESSSEQPELRNRLVKQLPPSTLKSQGIPVFRCIQSPGEFVLVLPGAYHSGFDCGFNFSETACVAPLDWLPHGQEAVELYCEQGRKTSISHDKLLLGAAREAVRAQWDSLFRKNTSDHFLWKDAYGKDGILTHVFKSRLSSEAICRKYLCKSKQSRRMKSNFDATSKKECSICLRDLHFSAAACPCSADRYSCLLHAKQLCSCAWSDKVFLYRHQIDHLYLLLEALEGKLDAVFKWGKDDLGLALHVHCPKNIGHVDGPTTNAEKTKGKESMSQDAFRAELKARMLQSIISTSRQR; via the exons ATGGCTTTTAATTCAGTTCCACCTGGTTTTGCGTCTCGTACATCCTTCGTGCTGAAGAGGATGGAAAAAGTTGAAGAAACTAATGGTGTCAATGTTTCTAAACAAGAGCCAATCCAGATGGACTCCACATCTGACCTGACTGACATGGATAAACTGAAAAGATCTCTTCAGCATAGGCCATGGATACTTTTCGACCAAAGTGATTACAACTCAGAGGAACCTGAATCTGAACAGTTTGATATG GATCCCCCTGCAAAAACTTGCCTCCCTAAAGGCGTTACTCATGGATGTCCAGATTGCAGTGATTGTCTGAAG GTAACAGGAAGGTGGCGTCCTGAAGATGCAAGAATAGATGTCCTTGAAGAAGCACCTGTTTTCCACCCAACAGAAGAG GAATTTAAAGACATGCTTAAATATATTGCAACTATACGTGCAAGAGCAGAGCAATATGGTATTTGTCGTATTGTTCCTCCTCCTTCCTGGAAACCTCCATGTCTTATTAATGAATACCCCATATGGAAAAGATCTACATTTTCTACCCATATTCAGCAGATTGATGGGCTACGAAATCAGAGTTCACCGAGTAAAATGGTTGGCTTTTATGAAagcacaaaaaagaagaggagaagaatCTTGGGAGTGGGTTTGGACAGTGGATCTACCTCAAGTCCAGGTGAAACAGGACATTCATATGTCAAAGGCTTTGAACCAGAACCTGGTCGAGAATTCACTCTTGAGAATTTTAAGAGATATGCAGCTGATTTCAAGAGTCAATATTTCCGTATAAGTGAAGTCAGAGGCAGGCAAGAGAAGTGGGTTCCATCACTGGAGAATATTGAAGCTGAATATAAACGTATTACTGAGAACCCAACTGAAGAGATTGAG GTGCTTTGTGGTGATAATTTGGAAACTAAAGCTGTTGGCAGTGGATTTCCAACAGTATCCAAAGATTCCAATCCTTTGGCAACGTCAGATCACCCTGAATTTTTAGCATCAGGCTGGAACTTAAATAATCTACCCAGACTGCCtggttctcttctttcttttgaaagccATGACACTTGTCATATTTTGTTACCTCGGGCTCGTGTGGGAATGTGCTTTTCATCTTTTCATTGG AAAGTTGAAGAGCACCATTTATACTCATTGTCTTACACACATCTCGGTGCTCCTAAAATATGGTATGGTGTCCCTGGGAAATATAGTGTTAATTTTGAGGCAGCCATGAGGAGCTCCttttcagaatcatcatcagAACAGCCTGAATTGCGAAATAGGCTG GTTAAACAATTACCGCCCTCCACACTGAAATCACAGGGCATACCAGTCTTTCGTTGCATTCAGTCTCCTGGAGAGTTTGTTCTTGTCCTTCCAGGGGCTTATCATTCGGGATTTGATTGTGGCTTTAATTTTTCTGAGACAGCATGTGTTGCTCCCCTAGACTGGTTGCCTCATGGACAGGAGGCTGTTGAACTTTACTGTGAACAGGGGAGGAAAACATCTATATCCCATGATAAGCTGCTGCTTGGAGCAGCTAGGGAAGCTGTGAGGGCACAGTGGGATTCACTGTTTAGGAAGAACACCTCAGATCATTTCCTCTGGAAAGATGCCTATGGAAAGGATGGGATCTTAACACATGTATTCAAG TCACGTCTCAGTTCTGAAGCCATTTGCCGGAAATATCTTTGCAAGTCTAAACAGTCACGGAGGatgaaatcaaattttgatGCCACAAGCAAAAAGGAGTGCAGCATTTGTCTCCGTGATCTGCATTTTTCTGCGGCAGCTTGTCCTTGTTCTGCAGACAGATATTCATGTCTGTTACACGCAAAGCAACTGTGTTCTTGTGCTTGGAGTGACAAGGTTTTCCTCTACCGTCACCAGATCGATCATTTATATCTACTTCTTGAAGCTTTGGAAGGAAAGTTAGATGCAGTCTTCAAATGGGGCAAAGATGATCTTGGATTGGCTCTGCACGTGCATTGTCCAAAGAATATTGGGCATGTAGATGGTCCAACCACTAATGCTGAGAAAACTAAAGGGAAAGAGTCCATGTCTCAAGATGCATTCAGGGCAGAATTGAAGGCACGTATGCTGCAATCTATAATCTCAA CATCCAGGCAAAGGTGA
- the LOC18768085 gene encoding putative lysine-specific demethylase JMJ16 isoform X1, with protein sequence MAFNSVPPGFASRTSFVLKRMEKVEETNGVNVSKQEPIQMDSTSDLTDMDKLKRSLQHRPWILFDQSDYNSEEPESEQFDMDPPAKTCLPKGVTHGCPDCSDCLKVTGRWRPEDARIDVLEEAPVFHPTEEEFKDMLKYIATIRARAEQYGICRIVPPPSWKPPCLINEYPIWKRSTFSTHIQQIDGLRNQSSPSKMVGFYESTKKKRRRILGVGLDSGSTSSPGETGHSYVKGFEPEPGREFTLENFKRYAADFKSQYFRISEVRGRQEKWVPSLENIEAEYKRITENPTEEIEVLCGDNLETKAVGSGFPTVSKDSNPLATSDHPEFLASGWNLNNLPRLPGSLLSFESHDTCHILLPRARVGMCFSSFHWKVEEHHLYSLSYTHLGAPKIWYGVPGKYSVNFEAAMRSSFSESSSEQPELRNRLVKQLPPSTLKSQGIPVFRCIQSPGEFVLVLPGAYHSGFDCGFNFSETACVAPLDWLPHGQEAVELYCEQGRKTSISHDKLLLGAAREAVRAQWDSLFRKNTSDHFLWKDAYGKDGILTHVFKSRLSSEAICRKYLCKSKQSRRMKSNFDATSKKECSICLRDLHFSAAACPCSADRYSCLLHAKQLCSCAWSDKVFLYRHQIDHLYLLLEALEGKLDAVFKWGKDDLGLALHVHCPKNIGHVDGPTTNAEKTKGKESMSQDAFRAELKARMLQSIISSKLKANDHPSGTLDAATANVNDTNSVSSIQAKVKAHVLQSTILNEQQAKEIITSTTGNNAPPLPTEAMKGTNNTPLPPTEAIAETSDVSSVSTSETSSSDSQDLIPDLDFLFRGKEQAACPLEKGSVPGKLSKGGHPADNGASSNPLVSENQTSRKAGSESGIVLLSDDSDG encoded by the exons ATGGCTTTTAATTCAGTTCCACCTGGTTTTGCGTCTCGTACATCCTTCGTGCTGAAGAGGATGGAAAAAGTTGAAGAAACTAATGGTGTCAATGTTTCTAAACAAGAGCCAATCCAGATGGACTCCACATCTGACCTGACTGACATGGATAAACTGAAAAGATCTCTTCAGCATAGGCCATGGATACTTTTCGACCAAAGTGATTACAACTCAGAGGAACCTGAATCTGAACAGTTTGATATG GATCCCCCTGCAAAAACTTGCCTCCCTAAAGGCGTTACTCATGGATGTCCAGATTGCAGTGATTGTCTGAAG GTAACAGGAAGGTGGCGTCCTGAAGATGCAAGAATAGATGTCCTTGAAGAAGCACCTGTTTTCCACCCAACAGAAGAG GAATTTAAAGACATGCTTAAATATATTGCAACTATACGTGCAAGAGCAGAGCAATATGGTATTTGTCGTATTGTTCCTCCTCCTTCCTGGAAACCTCCATGTCTTATTAATGAATACCCCATATGGAAAAGATCTACATTTTCTACCCATATTCAGCAGATTGATGGGCTACGAAATCAGAGTTCACCGAGTAAAATGGTTGGCTTTTATGAAagcacaaaaaagaagaggagaagaatCTTGGGAGTGGGTTTGGACAGTGGATCTACCTCAAGTCCAGGTGAAACAGGACATTCATATGTCAAAGGCTTTGAACCAGAACCTGGTCGAGAATTCACTCTTGAGAATTTTAAGAGATATGCAGCTGATTTCAAGAGTCAATATTTCCGTATAAGTGAAGTCAGAGGCAGGCAAGAGAAGTGGGTTCCATCACTGGAGAATATTGAAGCTGAATATAAACGTATTACTGAGAACCCAACTGAAGAGATTGAG GTGCTTTGTGGTGATAATTTGGAAACTAAAGCTGTTGGCAGTGGATTTCCAACAGTATCCAAAGATTCCAATCCTTTGGCAACGTCAGATCACCCTGAATTTTTAGCATCAGGCTGGAACTTAAATAATCTACCCAGACTGCCtggttctcttctttcttttgaaagccATGACACTTGTCATATTTTGTTACCTCGGGCTCGTGTGGGAATGTGCTTTTCATCTTTTCATTGG AAAGTTGAAGAGCACCATTTATACTCATTGTCTTACACACATCTCGGTGCTCCTAAAATATGGTATGGTGTCCCTGGGAAATATAGTGTTAATTTTGAGGCAGCCATGAGGAGCTCCttttcagaatcatcatcagAACAGCCTGAATTGCGAAATAGGCTG GTTAAACAATTACCGCCCTCCACACTGAAATCACAGGGCATACCAGTCTTTCGTTGCATTCAGTCTCCTGGAGAGTTTGTTCTTGTCCTTCCAGGGGCTTATCATTCGGGATTTGATTGTGGCTTTAATTTTTCTGAGACAGCATGTGTTGCTCCCCTAGACTGGTTGCCTCATGGACAGGAGGCTGTTGAACTTTACTGTGAACAGGGGAGGAAAACATCTATATCCCATGATAAGCTGCTGCTTGGAGCAGCTAGGGAAGCTGTGAGGGCACAGTGGGATTCACTGTTTAGGAAGAACACCTCAGATCATTTCCTCTGGAAAGATGCCTATGGAAAGGATGGGATCTTAACACATGTATTCAAG TCACGTCTCAGTTCTGAAGCCATTTGCCGGAAATATCTTTGCAAGTCTAAACAGTCACGGAGGatgaaatcaaattttgatGCCACAAGCAAAAAGGAGTGCAGCATTTGTCTCCGTGATCTGCATTTTTCTGCGGCAGCTTGTCCTTGTTCTGCAGACAGATATTCATGTCTGTTACACGCAAAGCAACTGTGTTCTTGTGCTTGGAGTGACAAGGTTTTCCTCTACCGTCACCAGATCGATCATTTATATCTACTTCTTGAAGCTTTGGAAGGAAAGTTAGATGCAGTCTTCAAATGGGGCAAAGATGATCTTGGATTGGCTCTGCACGTGCATTGTCCAAAGAATATTGGGCATGTAGATGGTCCAACCACTAATGCTGAGAAAACTAAAGGGAAAGAGTCCATGTCTCAAGATGCATTCAGGGCAGAATTGAAGGCACGTATGCTGCAATCTATAATCTCAAGTAAGTTGAAAGCAAACGATCATCCATCTGGAACTCTTGATGCTGCAACAGCGAATGTGAACGATACAAATTCTGTGTCTAGCATCCAGGCAAAGGTGAAGGCGCATGTGCTCCAATCAACAATCTTGAATGAACAGCAAGCAAAGGAGATTATCACAAGCACAACAGGAAATAATGCTCCTCCTCTACCGACAGAGGCGATGAAGGGGACAAACAATACTCCGCTTCCACCGACAGAGGCAATAGCGGAGACATCCGATGTTTCATCTGTAAGTACAAGTGAAACAAGTTCCTCAGACTCTCAGGATTTAATCCCAGATCTTGACTTTCTATTCCGTGGAAAAGAACAAGCAGCCTGTCCTCTCGAGAAAGGCAGTGTTCCTGGGAAGCTATCGAAAGGTGGTCATCCAGCCGACAATGGGGCATCTTCGAACCCTTTGGTTTCAGAGAATCAAACTTCAAGAAAAGCAGGCTCTGAGAGTGGAATTGTTCTTCTTAGTGATGACAGTGATGGTTAG
- the LOC18768085 gene encoding putative lysine-specific demethylase JMJ16 isoform X3 — MSLKKHLFSTQQKRNLKTCLNILQLYVQEQSNMIDGLRNQSSPSKMVGFYESTKKKRRRILGVGLDSGSTSSPGETGHSYVKGFEPEPGREFTLENFKRYAADFKSQYFRISEVRGRQEKWVPSLENIEAEYKRITENPTEEIEVLCGDNLETKAVGSGFPTVSKDSNPLATSDHPEFLASGWNLNNLPRLPGSLLSFESHDTCHILLPRARVGMCFSSFHWKVEEHHLYSLSYTHLGAPKIWYGVPGKYSVNFEAAMRSSFSESSSEQPELRNRLVKQLPPSTLKSQGIPVFRCIQSPGEFVLVLPGAYHSGFDCGFNFSETACVAPLDWLPHGQEAVELYCEQGRKTSISHDKLLLGAAREAVRAQWDSLFRKNTSDHFLWKDAYGKDGILTHVFKSRLSSEAICRKYLCKSKQSRRMKSNFDATSKKECSICLRDLHFSAAACPCSADRYSCLLHAKQLCSCAWSDKVFLYRHQIDHLYLLLEALEGKLDAVFKWGKDDLGLALHVHCPKNIGHVDGPTTNAEKTKGKESMSQDAFRAELKARMLQSIISSKLKANDHPSGTLDAATANVNDTNSVSSIQAKVKAHVLQSTILNEQQAKEIITSTTGNNAPPLPTEAMKGTNNTPLPPTEAIAETSDVSSVSTSETSSSDSQDLIPDLDFLFRGKEQAACPLEKGSVPGKLSKGGHPADNGASSNPLVSENQTSRKAGSESGIVLLSDDSDG; from the exons ATGTCCTTGAAGAAGCACCTGTTTTCCACCCAACAGAAGAG GAATTTAAAGACATGCTTAAATATATTGCAACTATACGTGCAAGAGCAGAGCAATATG ATTGATGGGCTACGAAATCAGAGTTCACCGAGTAAAATGGTTGGCTTTTATGAAagcacaaaaaagaagaggagaagaatCTTGGGAGTGGGTTTGGACAGTGGATCTACCTCAAGTCCAGGTGAAACAGGACATTCATATGTCAAAGGCTTTGAACCAGAACCTGGTCGAGAATTCACTCTTGAGAATTTTAAGAGATATGCAGCTGATTTCAAGAGTCAATATTTCCGTATAAGTGAAGTCAGAGGCAGGCAAGAGAAGTGGGTTCCATCACTGGAGAATATTGAAGCTGAATATAAACGTATTACTGAGAACCCAACTGAAGAGATTGAG GTGCTTTGTGGTGATAATTTGGAAACTAAAGCTGTTGGCAGTGGATTTCCAACAGTATCCAAAGATTCCAATCCTTTGGCAACGTCAGATCACCCTGAATTTTTAGCATCAGGCTGGAACTTAAATAATCTACCCAGACTGCCtggttctcttctttcttttgaaagccATGACACTTGTCATATTTTGTTACCTCGGGCTCGTGTGGGAATGTGCTTTTCATCTTTTCATTGG AAAGTTGAAGAGCACCATTTATACTCATTGTCTTACACACATCTCGGTGCTCCTAAAATATGGTATGGTGTCCCTGGGAAATATAGTGTTAATTTTGAGGCAGCCATGAGGAGCTCCttttcagaatcatcatcagAACAGCCTGAATTGCGAAATAGGCTG GTTAAACAATTACCGCCCTCCACACTGAAATCACAGGGCATACCAGTCTTTCGTTGCATTCAGTCTCCTGGAGAGTTTGTTCTTGTCCTTCCAGGGGCTTATCATTCGGGATTTGATTGTGGCTTTAATTTTTCTGAGACAGCATGTGTTGCTCCCCTAGACTGGTTGCCTCATGGACAGGAGGCTGTTGAACTTTACTGTGAACAGGGGAGGAAAACATCTATATCCCATGATAAGCTGCTGCTTGGAGCAGCTAGGGAAGCTGTGAGGGCACAGTGGGATTCACTGTTTAGGAAGAACACCTCAGATCATTTCCTCTGGAAAGATGCCTATGGAAAGGATGGGATCTTAACACATGTATTCAAG TCACGTCTCAGTTCTGAAGCCATTTGCCGGAAATATCTTTGCAAGTCTAAACAGTCACGGAGGatgaaatcaaattttgatGCCACAAGCAAAAAGGAGTGCAGCATTTGTCTCCGTGATCTGCATTTTTCTGCGGCAGCTTGTCCTTGTTCTGCAGACAGATATTCATGTCTGTTACACGCAAAGCAACTGTGTTCTTGTGCTTGGAGTGACAAGGTTTTCCTCTACCGTCACCAGATCGATCATTTATATCTACTTCTTGAAGCTTTGGAAGGAAAGTTAGATGCAGTCTTCAAATGGGGCAAAGATGATCTTGGATTGGCTCTGCACGTGCATTGTCCAAAGAATATTGGGCATGTAGATGGTCCAACCACTAATGCTGAGAAAACTAAAGGGAAAGAGTCCATGTCTCAAGATGCATTCAGGGCAGAATTGAAGGCACGTATGCTGCAATCTATAATCTCAAGTAAGTTGAAAGCAAACGATCATCCATCTGGAACTCTTGATGCTGCAACAGCGAATGTGAACGATACAAATTCTGTGTCTAGCATCCAGGCAAAGGTGAAGGCGCATGTGCTCCAATCAACAATCTTGAATGAACAGCAAGCAAAGGAGATTATCACAAGCACAACAGGAAATAATGCTCCTCCTCTACCGACAGAGGCGATGAAGGGGACAAACAATACTCCGCTTCCACCGACAGAGGCAATAGCGGAGACATCCGATGTTTCATCTGTAAGTACAAGTGAAACAAGTTCCTCAGACTCTCAGGATTTAATCCCAGATCTTGACTTTCTATTCCGTGGAAAAGAACAAGCAGCCTGTCCTCTCGAGAAAGGCAGTGTTCCTGGGAAGCTATCGAAAGGTGGTCATCCAGCCGACAATGGGGCATCTTCGAACCCTTTGGTTTCAGAGAATCAAACTTCAAGAAAAGCAGGCTCTGAGAGTGGAATTGTTCTTCTTAGTGATGACAGTGATGGTTAG
- the LOC18768085 gene encoding putative lysine-specific demethylase JMJ16 isoform X2: protein MLKYIATIRARAEQYGICRIVPPPSWKPPCLINEYPIWKRSTFSTHIQQIDGLRNQSSPSKMVGFYESTKKKRRRILGVGLDSGSTSSPGETGHSYVKGFEPEPGREFTLENFKRYAADFKSQYFRISEVRGRQEKWVPSLENIEAEYKRITENPTEEIEVLCGDNLETKAVGSGFPTVSKDSNPLATSDHPEFLASGWNLNNLPRLPGSLLSFESHDTCHILLPRARVGMCFSSFHWKVEEHHLYSLSYTHLGAPKIWYGVPGKYSVNFEAAMRSSFSESSSEQPELRNRLVKQLPPSTLKSQGIPVFRCIQSPGEFVLVLPGAYHSGFDCGFNFSETACVAPLDWLPHGQEAVELYCEQGRKTSISHDKLLLGAAREAVRAQWDSLFRKNTSDHFLWKDAYGKDGILTHVFKSRLSSEAICRKYLCKSKQSRRMKSNFDATSKKECSICLRDLHFSAAACPCSADRYSCLLHAKQLCSCAWSDKVFLYRHQIDHLYLLLEALEGKLDAVFKWGKDDLGLALHVHCPKNIGHVDGPTTNAEKTKGKESMSQDAFRAELKARMLQSIISSKLKANDHPSGTLDAATANVNDTNSVSSIQAKVKAHVLQSTILNEQQAKEIITSTTGNNAPPLPTEAMKGTNNTPLPPTEAIAETSDVSSVSTSETSSSDSQDLIPDLDFLFRGKEQAACPLEKGSVPGKLSKGGHPADNGASSNPLVSENQTSRKAGSESGIVLLSDDSDG, encoded by the exons ATGCTTAAATATATTGCAACTATACGTGCAAGAGCAGAGCAATATGGTATTTGTCGTATTGTTCCTCCTCCTTCCTGGAAACCTCCATGTCTTATTAATGAATACCCCATATGGAAAAGATCTACATTTTCTACCCATATTCAGCAGATTGATGGGCTACGAAATCAGAGTTCACCGAGTAAAATGGTTGGCTTTTATGAAagcacaaaaaagaagaggagaagaatCTTGGGAGTGGGTTTGGACAGTGGATCTACCTCAAGTCCAGGTGAAACAGGACATTCATATGTCAAAGGCTTTGAACCAGAACCTGGTCGAGAATTCACTCTTGAGAATTTTAAGAGATATGCAGCTGATTTCAAGAGTCAATATTTCCGTATAAGTGAAGTCAGAGGCAGGCAAGAGAAGTGGGTTCCATCACTGGAGAATATTGAAGCTGAATATAAACGTATTACTGAGAACCCAACTGAAGAGATTGAG GTGCTTTGTGGTGATAATTTGGAAACTAAAGCTGTTGGCAGTGGATTTCCAACAGTATCCAAAGATTCCAATCCTTTGGCAACGTCAGATCACCCTGAATTTTTAGCATCAGGCTGGAACTTAAATAATCTACCCAGACTGCCtggttctcttctttcttttgaaagccATGACACTTGTCATATTTTGTTACCTCGGGCTCGTGTGGGAATGTGCTTTTCATCTTTTCATTGG AAAGTTGAAGAGCACCATTTATACTCATTGTCTTACACACATCTCGGTGCTCCTAAAATATGGTATGGTGTCCCTGGGAAATATAGTGTTAATTTTGAGGCAGCCATGAGGAGCTCCttttcagaatcatcatcagAACAGCCTGAATTGCGAAATAGGCTG GTTAAACAATTACCGCCCTCCACACTGAAATCACAGGGCATACCAGTCTTTCGTTGCATTCAGTCTCCTGGAGAGTTTGTTCTTGTCCTTCCAGGGGCTTATCATTCGGGATTTGATTGTGGCTTTAATTTTTCTGAGACAGCATGTGTTGCTCCCCTAGACTGGTTGCCTCATGGACAGGAGGCTGTTGAACTTTACTGTGAACAGGGGAGGAAAACATCTATATCCCATGATAAGCTGCTGCTTGGAGCAGCTAGGGAAGCTGTGAGGGCACAGTGGGATTCACTGTTTAGGAAGAACACCTCAGATCATTTCCTCTGGAAAGATGCCTATGGAAAGGATGGGATCTTAACACATGTATTCAAG TCACGTCTCAGTTCTGAAGCCATTTGCCGGAAATATCTTTGCAAGTCTAAACAGTCACGGAGGatgaaatcaaattttgatGCCACAAGCAAAAAGGAGTGCAGCATTTGTCTCCGTGATCTGCATTTTTCTGCGGCAGCTTGTCCTTGTTCTGCAGACAGATATTCATGTCTGTTACACGCAAAGCAACTGTGTTCTTGTGCTTGGAGTGACAAGGTTTTCCTCTACCGTCACCAGATCGATCATTTATATCTACTTCTTGAAGCTTTGGAAGGAAAGTTAGATGCAGTCTTCAAATGGGGCAAAGATGATCTTGGATTGGCTCTGCACGTGCATTGTCCAAAGAATATTGGGCATGTAGATGGTCCAACCACTAATGCTGAGAAAACTAAAGGGAAAGAGTCCATGTCTCAAGATGCATTCAGGGCAGAATTGAAGGCACGTATGCTGCAATCTATAATCTCAAGTAAGTTGAAAGCAAACGATCATCCATCTGGAACTCTTGATGCTGCAACAGCGAATGTGAACGATACAAATTCTGTGTCTAGCATCCAGGCAAAGGTGAAGGCGCATGTGCTCCAATCAACAATCTTGAATGAACAGCAAGCAAAGGAGATTATCACAAGCACAACAGGAAATAATGCTCCTCCTCTACCGACAGAGGCGATGAAGGGGACAAACAATACTCCGCTTCCACCGACAGAGGCAATAGCGGAGACATCCGATGTTTCATCTGTAAGTACAAGTGAAACAAGTTCCTCAGACTCTCAGGATTTAATCCCAGATCTTGACTTTCTATTCCGTGGAAAAGAACAAGCAGCCTGTCCTCTCGAGAAAGGCAGTGTTCCTGGGAAGCTATCGAAAGGTGGTCATCCAGCCGACAATGGGGCATCTTCGAACCCTTTGGTTTCAGAGAATCAAACTTCAAGAAAAGCAGGCTCTGAGAGTGGAATTGTTCTTCTTAGTGATGACAGTGATGGTTAG